In Streptomyces sp. NBC_01717, one DNA window encodes the following:
- a CDS encoding SWIM zinc finger family protein, translated as MSDTYETDGYANPGHEGEEYDGDGYEGAGRYPAAVGAEVSAPGQERTFAALPPARGRGFAESWWGRAWLKALEDTALDGEQVKKGRRLAREGRVGAVSVRPGRITAVVQDRDSTPYRSDVLLQQLSEEDWDRFLDMAVDRAGHIAALLDREMPPHLVEDAAADGVDLLPGIGDLDPECTCEAWDHCAHSAALCYQVARLLDQDPFVLLLMRGRGERRVLDELQARITARAAERQPAESSRAEDRRARGVRADEAFAAQEILPPLPAPPPLPAEPGPPPSLDTGTEPEPGLDPAALEVLATDSAVRAHRMLAEALSADHGQQPVQAGLTPDQDAVRLVADARPEPWLMTRLAAGSGRQRAELDAAVRAWGYGGTAALTVFDEEWTPDPESHARALTRLDAAWEDGERPRLRAVRNRWTVAGGDVQLRYGRDGRWWPYRKERGRWIPAGPSDDDPAAALSEALGMG; from the coding sequence CGGGGCAGGAACGTACCTTCGCCGCTCTGCCGCCCGCGCGGGGCCGCGGTTTCGCCGAGTCCTGGTGGGGCCGTGCCTGGCTGAAGGCCCTGGAAGACACCGCGCTCGACGGCGAACAGGTCAAGAAGGGGCGCCGATTGGCCCGCGAGGGAAGGGTCGGCGCGGTCTCCGTACGCCCGGGGCGGATCACCGCAGTCGTCCAGGACCGGGACTCGACCCCGTACCGCAGTGATGTCCTGCTCCAGCAGCTGAGCGAGGAGGACTGGGACCGCTTCCTGGACATGGCGGTCGACCGGGCGGGGCACATCGCCGCGCTCCTCGACCGGGAGATGCCGCCGCATCTGGTGGAGGACGCGGCGGCGGACGGGGTTGATCTGCTGCCCGGGATCGGCGATCTGGATCCCGAGTGCACCTGCGAGGCGTGGGACCACTGCGCGCACTCCGCCGCCCTCTGCTACCAGGTGGCGCGGCTGCTGGACCAGGACCCCTTCGTCCTGCTGCTGATGCGGGGGCGTGGCGAACGGCGGGTACTCGACGAACTCCAGGCGCGGATCACGGCCCGGGCCGCGGAGCGGCAACCTGCGGAGTCCTCCCGCGCGGAGGACCGGCGGGCGCGCGGCGTACGGGCGGACGAGGCATTCGCCGCGCAGGAGATCCTGCCCCCGCTGCCCGCTCCACCACCGCTGCCCGCCGAGCCGGGCCCCCCGCCGTCGCTGGACACGGGGACCGAACCGGAGCCTGGCCTCGACCCGGCCGCTCTGGAAGTGCTGGCGACCGACAGCGCCGTCCGGGCCCACCGGATGCTGGCCGAAGCCCTGTCGGCCGATCACGGACAACAGCCCGTGCAGGCCGGGTTGACGCCGGACCAGGATGCTGTACGGCTGGTCGCGGACGCCCGTCCCGAGCCGTGGCTCATGACACGGCTGGCCGCCGGGTCGGGGCGGCAGCGGGCCGAGCTCGACGCCGCGGTGCGGGCCTGGGGGTACGGCGGGACCGCCGCGCTGACCGTGTTCGACGAGGAGTGGACACCGGATCCGGAGTCCCACGCCCGGGCCCTCACCCGGCTCGACGCGGCGTGGGAGGACGGCGAGCGTCCGCGGCTGCGGGCGGTGCGCAACCGGTGGACCGTGGCGGGCGGCGACGTACAGCTGCGCTACGGGCGGGACGGGCGCTGGTGGCCGTACCGCAAGGAGCGCGGGCGCTGGATTCCGGCGGGGCCGTCGGACGACGACCCGGCGGCGGCGCTGTCGGAAGCGCTCGGCATGGGGTAG
- a CDS encoding APC family permease yields MSGESETTLLRDAVGLREVLFQSITAMAPAAAIAASIPSGAAFAGGSLPLSVLVALVACLFTASCVAELARHLPAAGSVATYSAQGLHPAVGFLVGWGYVFVEALVPALLLLQLGFTTAGTLHQEWSSYPADLWWPWSLLGAVVIALAGYFGVRASARFGTVLGIFEVLVFVAFAVMLIGQAGSDNTLSVFGTSHTADGFDGINGIFAGSVYTVLAFAGFEAAAPLAEETKNPRRTMRRAVLGAALSIGLVYVLTTYAMSVYFGPDKFSGFGASGAASWEGVARASFGLFWVLLFLAVVNSTVANANACANVSTRTAFALGRIGVFPQAFARLHPRRRSPVTGVAAQFVIAVGATLGLGFGYDPVTAFVLLATIIVTVIIGVYIVVNLACAGYFLRRRRDAFNPMLHLLFPVLGIAAFVPALLTAAGIPVFDFVSELSAPVSYAGPVVGIWMLIGIGVLVVLVRRHPERVAQTGRIHLDEAAPEAVVDIEAGAEQR; encoded by the coding sequence GTGTCGGGGGAATCGGAAACCACACTGCTGCGCGATGCCGTCGGGCTGCGCGAAGTTCTCTTCCAGAGCATCACGGCGATGGCGCCCGCCGCCGCCATCGCCGCGTCCATCCCGTCCGGGGCCGCGTTCGCCGGCGGCAGTCTGCCGCTCTCCGTGCTGGTGGCGCTGGTGGCCTGTCTGTTCACCGCGTCGTGCGTCGCGGAGCTGGCCCGCCACCTGCCGGCGGCGGGTTCGGTCGCCACGTACTCCGCACAGGGCCTGCACCCGGCCGTCGGCTTCCTGGTGGGCTGGGGCTATGTCTTCGTCGAGGCGCTGGTGCCCGCGCTGCTGCTGCTCCAGCTCGGGTTCACGACAGCGGGCACCCTGCACCAGGAGTGGTCGTCGTACCCGGCGGACCTGTGGTGGCCGTGGTCGCTGCTGGGTGCGGTCGTCATCGCGCTCGCCGGCTACTTCGGCGTTCGGGCATCCGCCCGCTTCGGGACCGTACTCGGCATCTTCGAGGTGCTGGTCTTCGTCGCCTTCGCGGTGATGCTGATCGGACAGGCCGGCTCGGACAACACCCTGTCGGTGTTCGGCACGTCGCACACCGCGGACGGCTTCGACGGCATCAACGGGATCTTCGCGGGCTCCGTCTACACCGTGCTGGCGTTCGCGGGCTTCGAGGCGGCGGCGCCACTCGCCGAGGAGACGAAGAACCCACGGCGCACGATGCGCCGGGCGGTGCTCGGCGCCGCGCTGTCCATCGGCCTGGTGTACGTCCTCACCACATACGCGATGTCCGTCTACTTCGGGCCGGACAAATTCTCCGGATTCGGCGCTTCGGGGGCGGCGTCATGGGAAGGCGTGGCCCGTGCCTCGTTCGGGCTGTTCTGGGTACTGCTCTTCCTCGCCGTCGTCAACTCGACCGTGGCCAACGCCAACGCGTGCGCGAACGTGTCGACGCGTACGGCCTTCGCACTGGGGCGCATCGGAGTGTTCCCGCAGGCGTTCGCCAGGCTCCATCCACGCCGCCGCTCCCCCGTCACCGGAGTGGCCGCGCAGTTCGTGATCGCGGTCGGAGCGACGCTCGGGCTCGGCTTCGGCTATGACCCGGTGACCGCGTTCGTGCTGCTGGCCACCATTATCGTGACCGTGATCATCGGTGTGTACATCGTCGTGAACCTCGCCTGCGCCGGGTACTTCCTGCGCCGGCGCCGCGACGCGTTCAACCCCATGCTCCATCTCCTCTTCCCGGTGCTGGGCATCGCGGCGTTCGTGCCGGCGCTGCTGACGGCCGCCGGAATCCCGGTCTTCGACTTCGTCTCGGAGCTCAGTGCCCCGGTCTCGTACGCCGGTCCGGTGGTCGGCATCTGGATGCTCATCGGTATCGGTGTGCTGGTGGTGCTGGTGCGCAGACATCCGGAGCGGGTGGCACAGACTGGTCGGATCCATCTGGACGAGGCCGCCCCGGAGGCCGTCGTCGACATCGAGGCAGGAGCAGAACAGCGATGA